The window TTTAAATTCCTTCCCTAAATCGGTTTCATTACCAAAAATTAAGCCTTCTTGATTTTTACCAAGTGTTTTATAACTTACAATCATTCCGTCGCTTTTTTCATCCATAACCTTACCTGGAATAATTTTTTCTCCGCTAGCTACAGTAGCACCAGGAAGGGCTATTACTAACACTTTGCCTTCGGTTGAATCTAAAGTGTTTGTGACAATTTGTCTAACTTCATTTGCTTGCTCGTTTTCCATCACATTTAAGATGAATAATTTATCACTTTTTGGATGTTTTTCTCTCTTTGTGATTTTAACAAATTTGAATTGAG is drawn from Mycoplasmopsis glycophila and contains these coding sequences:
- the tapR gene encoding TyrS-associated PheT N-terminal domain-related protein TapR; this encodes MLVASNLNKHFKNISIVFCNSMIDAKNEKVTDEAVIFYDDKNQVGSINILKPELFQLEENEGFFVLNDKQEALIIDFVNKQGLQINVVPQFKFVKITKREKHPKSDKLFILNVMENEQANEVRQIVTNTLDSTEGKVLVIALPGATVASGEKIIPGKVMDEKSDGMIVSYKTLGKNQEGLIFGNETDLGKEFKL